A genomic segment from Modestobacter roseus encodes:
- a CDS encoding cold-shock protein has translation MTQGTVKWFNSEKGFGFIEQDGGGPDVFCHFSAISGSGYKSLDEAQRVEFDVTQGQKGPQAENVRPI, from the coding sequence ATGACCCAGGGCACCGTGAAGTGGTTCAACAGCGAGAAGGGCTTCGGCTTCATCGAGCAGGACGGTGGCGGCCCCGACGTGTTCTGCCACTTCTCCGCGATCAGCGGTAGCGGCTACAAGTCGCTGGACGAGGCGCAGCGCGTCGAGTTCGACGTCACGCAGGGCCAGAAGGGCCCGCAGGCGGAGAACGTCCGCCCGATCTGA